One part of the Candidatus Bathyarchaeota archaeon genome encodes these proteins:
- a CDS encoding metalloregulator ArsR/SmtB family transcription factor has translation MSTIDNQNRFKSTVFHALSDPIRLEIIAYLRDGEKCVCEIVPHLNLIQPLVSRHLKILKDAGIIRCRKDGTKRMYSIVDQRIFEVVDALSGELVNTLTKEAFENAFC, from the coding sequence TCCACAGTCTTCCACGCCCTCTCAGACCCAATCAGGCTAGAAATAATCGCCTACCTACGCGACGGCGAAAAATGCGTCTGCGAAATCGTCCCACACCTAAACCTCATCCAGCCCCTCGTCTCCCGCCACCTAAAAATTCTCAAGGACGCTGGCATAATTCGCTGCCGCAAAGATGGGACAAAACGAATGTACTCCATCGTGGACCAACGCATATTTGAAGTGGTCGATGCATTATCAGGCGAGTTAGTAAACACTTTAACAAAAGAAGCCTTTGAAAACGCTTTCTGCTGA